Proteins from one Mercurialis annua linkage group LG7, ddMerAnnu1.2, whole genome shotgun sequence genomic window:
- the LOC126656395 gene encoding chromatin modification-related protein EAF1 B-like isoform X2, with amino-acid sequence MHVCGLGSALLVNAEVDSMGGVVDGGVGIGIKTSPRRAAIERAQTELRQEYDVREERRRELEFLEKGGNPLDFKFGNAASVSVQSTSLTDHQTENFVTSEAKGSFALTASPHGDSVESSGRPGALTVCEPNSADNFDADNEILERERKFKHSSRRSHVAPSEQSSQIDGAQNAKESEDSAIVRPYARRNRSRPNRDGARSSSTDVVQSSGGHGSLLQIHGGSRDAKGSISETNHEKDRIITSGLHPKSTASNGDMVSQILVTNSQSKKHVDGAQALEALASTTKSSLPESRLNVPDANISGGNQHDKTGVLEDDQKMSVDMVSRGCDHVEGKEQVILAASEYPCGAAVTKTENENGSAHLNIFNDLKKDGIEGQNNNGAQGTKGLHSESSCTQNVMCLEANKESDLHIIGRNDDTNEILVKRTSDSEEMEILVAGEIGNEKNDIKVIDCGDVMKEDDIFPHQNQSDNDPVRNIKEEIQKSPDELKCSSYSKEVEQNDHTEPEGDKKQCNEIGENFSVNIFSGVPQNSINFSNKELSELTLSEKSSYAAADPQSCSGNHLVAAEKAHEDSILEEARSIEAKRKRIAELHVGTVPLESRRKCNWDFVLEEMAWLANDFAQERLWKMTAAAQICHRVAFSYQLRVEEQNQQRKLKRVAYSLSKAVMQFWHSAEVLVNGDDQFAGLKNSKHDSRIFDGKELSKDKLGELDKETYTDFEMQSPGKNFARSIQGYAVRFLRCNNSPIPSLEAEAPATPDRLGDSGIVETSWEDHLTEESLFYAVPSGAMEAYRISIESHLAQCEKTGSNIQEEVDTSMYDATADFGYRGDMYDEEDGETNTYYLHGGLDNTKSTKHDQKKRKILKYSADFPYGNYAAGSQPHALMGKRPGSASNLHVGPIPTKRVRTTPRPRFITPFTAGASGCMQTPAKTDASSGDTSSFQDEQSTLHGGSQVQKSVEVESVAEQLTYDCAETSTKPKKKKKAKHLASAYEGWQMDSTFHNEQRDNSKRRLDSPHFDSNGTSGLYGYHTSKKPKLLKRSLDNTYDNMAQSGLVPSPAASQMSNMPCTNKGVKMIGNRDRGRKTKLLKVPTGPQGPGSPWSLFEDQALVVLVHDMGPNWELVSDAINSTLQFKCIFRKPKECKERHKILMDKSGGDDYDSADDSRTSQSYPSTLPGIPKGSARQLFQRLQEPMEEDTIKSHFEKITLIGKKYHYRRNQNDNQDPKQIVAVHNSHAATLDQVPTNQNGGVLTPLDLCDASAASPDIIPIVSQNSHATGIPLANQAAVGSVLPTSGVNTSLSSGVALGNNSSSSGQLNVPIRDGRYNVPRTSLPADEQQRMQHYGQMLSNRNLQQPNLSVSGADRGVRMPPGGNPMGMMHGMSRSLPQPRPGFQGMASSSVLNSGSMLSAGVVGMPSLVNMQSASGSGQRNSMMRSREGVHMMRANHNSEHQRQVMAPELQMQVTQTNSQGIPAFNGLSSTPPSVHAYPGHAPQQHQMPPQQSHVMKHPQIQGTNHTTGSQQQAYAMRIAKERMQHRLLQQQPQQNQQQFAASGALISHVQPPSQLPISSSMQNSSHIQPQTSQQPVSLPTLSSPSSMTPMSVQPQQQKHTLPHHGISANSQTAASGLTNQMGKQRPRQPQQNQQFQQSGRIHPSQRQHAQSTQQAKLLKGMGRGNMTVHQNLPIDHAPLNGFSVPTGNQSADKGEHIMHLMQSQGLYPGSGLSSIPSSKPLATQSSNHSQPQQKLFSASAPPSSKQLQQVPSHADPSTQGQVPSVSSGHSLSTAHQTLPASIMASNHQHLQPQPQIQQKQASQAQPTVQRMVQQNRQLNSELPTKSQIDQGHIEQQPFCNVPQMGATTNTSVSQSSNDSANVVPVVSSSVASQWKPSEPSCDSALTNSASQGGSIACPPLTNSAGSEPIASVNQGLGQRQLSGGLAQHKGAGSQRQQHLPPLQSSPPPLQPVSQQLFQPQEQQLQPEEQSSRQQLPLQQHSQQHTQHPQSAQGSLYMRPTNSHME; translated from the exons ATGCATGTATGTGGTTTAGGATCTGCTCTCTTAGTAAATGCTGAGGTTGATTCCATGGGAGGGGTTGTTGACGGCGGAGTTGGAATTGGGATCAAAACCTCTCCACGCCGAGCAGCAATTGAGAGAGCTCAGACAGAGCTGAG ACAGGAGTATGATGTTCGTGAGGAAAGGCGAAGAGAGCTAGAATTTCTTGAGAAA GGTGGCAATCCATTGGACTTTAAGTTTGGGAATGCAGCTTCAGTTAGTGTTCAGTCTACTTCTCTCACTGATCATCAAACAGAAAATTTTGTGACTAG TGAAGCAAAAGGTAGTTTTGCATTGACTGCATCCCCTCATGGTGACTCTGTGGAGAGTAGTGGCAGACCAGGAGCACTAACAGTTTGTGAACCCAACAGTGCTGACAATTTTGATGCTGACAATGAAATTCTTGAAAGGGAAAGGAAATTTAAACATTCTAGTCGAAGGAGTCATGTTGCTCCATCAGAACAGTCTTCCCAGATTGATGGGGCTCAAAATGCAAAGGAATCTGAAGATTCTGCCATTGTACGACCATATGCTCGAAGGAACAGGTCTAGACCAAATCGTGATGGTGCTCGATCAAGCTCAACTGATGTAGTTCAGAGTTCTGGTGGTCATGGATCTTTATTACAGATTCATGGGGGTTCAAGGGATGCAAAGGGGTCAATATCTGAAACAAACCATGAGAAGGACCGGATTATTACTTCTGGTTTGCACCCTAAGTCCACTGCTTCTAATGGTGATATGGTTTCTCAGATTTTGGTTACAAATTCGCAGTCAAAAAAGCACGTGGATGGTGCTCAGGCTCTGGAAGCATTAGCCAGCACTACTAAATCTAGTCTCCCTGAAAGTAGGTTGAATGTCCCAGATGCCAACATTTCTGGGGGTAACCAACATGATAAAACAGGAGTTTTAGAAGATGATCAGAAAATGTCGGTTGACATGGTTTCTAGGGGTTGTGACCATGTTGAAGGTAAAGAACAGGTGATTTTAGCTGCTTCTGAGTATCCATGTGGTGCAGCTGTGACAAAAACTGAGAATGAAAATGGTTCTGCTCACTTAAATATCTTCAATGACTTGAAAAAAGATGGCATTGAAGGCCAAAATAACAATGGTGCACAAGGAACAAAAGGATTACATTCAGAATCCTCTTGCACACAAAATGTCATGTGCTTAGAGGCAAACAAGGAGAGTGATTTACATATTATTGGAAGAAATGACGACACTAATGAGATTCTTGTGAAACGGACATCAGACTCTGAAGAAATGGAAATTTTAGTGGCCGGTGAAATAGGAAATGAAAAGAATGATATCAAGGTTATTGACTGCGGTGATGTGATGAAAGAAGACGATATTTTTCCACACCAAAACCAATCTGACAATGATCCTGTTCGCAATATTAAGGAAGAAATACAGAAAAGTCCTGATGAGTTAAAATGTTCTTCATACTCGAAAGAAGTAGAACAGAATGACCATACTGAACCTGAGGGTGATAAAAAACAATGTAATGAAATAGGTGAAAATTTTAGTGTCAATATCTTCTCTGGTGTGCCACAGAACTCTATCAATTTCTCAAATAAAGAGTTATCTGAATTGACATTGTCTGAGAAAAGCTCTTATGCTGCTGCTGACCCTCAATCTTGTTCTGGTAACCATTTGGTAGCTGCAGAGAAGGCTCATGAAGATTCTATTCTCGAAGAGGCACGGAGCATAGAG GCTAAACGCAAGAGGATTGCAGAGTTACATGTTGGAACTGTACCTTTGGAGAGTCGCCGGAAGTGTAACTGGGATTTTGTGCTTGAAGAAATGGCATGGCTGGCAAATGATTTTGCACAG GAGCGTCTTTGGAAAATGACTGCTGCTGCTCAAATATGTCACCGAGTTGCTTTCAGCTATCAGTTAAGAGTTGAAGAACAGAATCAACAACGGAAGCTTAAGAGAGTTGCTTACTCTCTGTCAAAAGCTGTCATGCAGTTCTGGCATTCAGCTGAGGTGTTGGTAAATGGAGATGACCAGTTTGCTGGTTTAAAAAACAGCAAGCATGATTCAAGGATATTTGATGGGAAGGAATTGTCCAAGGACAAGCTTGGAGAACTTGATAAG GAGACTTACACAGATTTTGAGATGCAAAGTCCTGGAAAGAATTTTGCACGGTCAATTCAGGGATATGCTGTGAGATTCTTAAGATGCAACAATTCTCCAATTCCTTCCCTTGAAGCAGAAGCACCAGCAACTCCTGATAGATTAGGCGATTCAGGCATTGTTGAAACTTCCTGGGAAGATCACCTTACAGAA GAAAGCCTATTTTATGCAGTTCCCTCAGGTGCAATGGAGGCCTACAGGATCTCTATTGAGTCTCATTTGGCCCAGTGTGAG AAGACTGGCAGTAACATACAGGAGGAAGTTGATACATCTATGTATGATGCTACTGCAG ATTTTGGGTATCGTGGGGATATGTACGATGAAGAGGATGGAGAAACAAACACTTATTATCTGCATGGAGGTCTTGACAATACCAAGTCAACAAAACATGAccagaagaaaaggaaaatccTTAAATACTCTGCTGATTTTCCTTATGGAAACTACGCAGCTGGGTCCCAACCGCATGCATTGATGGGAAAAAGGCCTGGGTCTGCCAGTAATCTTCATGTGGGTCCAATTCCGACAAAACGTGTCCGTACTACTCCTAGGCCGAGGTTTATAACTCCTTTTACTGCTGGAGCTTCTGGATGCATGCAGACTCCGGCGAAGACAGATGCTTCAAGTGGAGATACTAGTTCTTTTCAGGATGAACAGAGTACTCTGCATGGTGGATCCCAAGTCCAGAAGAGTGTGGAGGTTGAGTCAGTTGCTGAGCAGTTAACTTATGACTGTGCAGAGACATCAACAAAgccaaaaaagaagaagaaggcaaAACATCTG GCTTCTGCTTATGAGGGTTGGCAGATGGATTCTACTTTTCATAATGAACAG AGGGATAATTCCAAAAGGAGATTGGATAGTCCTCATTTCGACTCGAATGGAACTAGTG GTTTATATGGGTACCATACTTCAAAGAAACCAAAATTACTGAAACGATCACTTGACAATACCTATGACAACATGGCTCAAAGTGGATTAGTTCCTTCTCCTGCGGCTTCCCAAATGAGTAATATGCCTTGCACAAATAAAGGTGTGAAAATGATTGGTAATCGCGATAGGGGCAGAAAGACTAAATTACTAAAG GTGCCTACAGGGCCACAAGGTCCTGGAAGTCCATGGTCGCTTTTTGAAGACCAG GCACTGGTTGTCCTTGTACATGATATGGGTCCCAATTGGGAGCTTGTAAGTGATGCCATTAACAGCACCCTTCAATTTAAG TGCATATTTCGCAAGCCTAAAGAATGCAAAGAACGGCATAAAATTCTAATGGATAAGAGTGGTGGTGACGATTATGACAGTGCTGATGATTCGAGAACTTCTCAATCCTATCCATCAACTTTGCCCGGTATCCCGAAG GGCAGTGCCAGACAATTATTTCAACGTTTACAAGAACCAATGGAGGAGGATACTATCAAGTCACACTTCGAAAAGATTACTTTGATTGGAAAGAAGTATCATTACAGAAGGAATCAG AATGATAATCAGGATCCTAAACAAATTGTAGCAGTCCACAATTCTCATGCTGCTACTCTAGACCAAGTTCCCACAAACCAAAATGGGGGTGTTTTAAC GCCCCTTGATCTGTGTGACGCAAGTGCAGCAAGTCCAGATATTATTCCCATTGTGTCTCAAAATTCCCATGCTACTGGTATACCGTTGGCAAATCAAGCTGCCGTAGGATCAGTGCTTCCTACTTCTGGGGTAAATACCTCTCTATCTTCTGGTGTGGCTCTTGGTAATAACTCTTCATCTTCTGGCCAGCTTAATGTCCCTATCAG GGATGGTCGGTACAATGTTCCAAGAACATCTTTGCCTGCTGATGAGCAGCAGAGGATGCAACACTATGGTCAAATGCTTTCCAACAGAAATTTGCAGCAGCCTAACTTGTCTGTTTCTGGAGCTGACCGTGGCGTTCGCATGCCACCTGGTGGAAATCCCATGGGCATGATGCATGGGATGAGCAGAAGCTTGCCACAGCCTAGGCCAGGTTTTCAGGGAATGGCCTCATCTTCAGTGCTGAACTCTGGTAGTATGCTTTCAGCTGGAGTAGTTGGGATGCCAAGCCTTGTAAATATGCAATCTGCAAGTGGTTCTGGTCAGAGGAATTCAATGATGAGATCCCGTGAAGGTGTGCATATGATGCGG GCTAACCATAACTCGGAGCATCAAAGGCAAGTAATGGCTCCAGAGCTTCAGATGCAGGTCACACAAACAAACAGTCAAGGAATTCCTGCTTTTAATGGGTTGAGTTCAACTCCTCCATCTGTGCATGCATATCCTGGTCACGCCCCACAGCAGCATCAAATGCCTCCACAACAATCCCATGTGATGAAACATCCTCAAATTCAGGGCACCAACCATACTACAGGATCACAGCAGCAAGCATATGCAATGCGTATTGCTAAGGAAAGGATGCAACATCGGCTTCTGCAGCAGCAGCCGCAACAGAATCAGCAACAGTTTGCTGCGTCTGGTGCATTAATATCACATGTCCAACCTCCTTCTCAACTCCCCATATCTTCATCTATGCAAAATAGTTCCCATATCCAGCCACAAACTTCACAACAGCCAGTGTCACTTCCCACATTATCATCACCGTCGTCTATGACTCCTATGTCAGTGCAACCACAACAGCAGAAGCATACCCTGCCGCATCATGGTATCAGTGCCAACTCTCAAACTGCTGCCAGTGGGTTGACCAATCAGATGGGAAAACAAAGACCCCGACAGCCACAGCAGAATCAGCAGTTTCAACAATCTGGCAGGATCCATCCTTCTCAGCGGCAGCACGCACAGTCTACACAGCAAGCTAAACTTTTGAAGGGAATGGGAAGAGGGAATATGACGGTACATCAGAATCTTCCCATTGATCATGCTCCATTAAACGGCTTTTCTGTGCCAACAGGAAACCAAAGTGCAGATAAGGGAGAGCATATCATGCACTTGATGCAAAGTCAAGGCTTGTATCCTGGTTCTGGTTTGAGCTCAATACCATCCTCTAAACCATTGGCTACTCAGTCCTCAAACCATTCTCAGCCTCAGCAAAAGTTATTTTCTGCCTCTGCACCACCTTCATCAAAGCAATTGCAGCAGGTGCCTTCTCATGCTGATCCCAGCACTCAAGGTCAGGTACCATCAGTATCATCTGGTCATTCATTGTCTACTGCTCATCAAACTCTCCCTGCTTCCATCATGGCTTCCAACCATCAGCACCTGCAACCGCAACCACAAATACAGCAGAAGCAGGCCAGTCAGGCTCAACCAACTGTCCAGAGAATGGTTCAACAGAATCGGCAGTTGAATTCTGAACTCCCAACCAAGTCTCAAATTGATCAGGGGCATATAGAACAGCAGCCCTTCTGCAATGTTCCACAGATGGGTGCAACTACAAACACGTCAGTGTCTCAGTCCTCTAATGATTCAGCAAATGTGGTGCCAGTTGTTTCTTCTTCTGTTGCTTCTCAGTGGAAACCATCAGAACCCTCATGTGATTCTGCCTTGACGAATTCTGCTTCTCAAGGGGGTTCTATTGCTTGTCCACCTCTTACAAATTCAGCAGGAAGTGAGCCAATCGCATCTGTCAACCAAGGTTTAGGCCAAAGGCAGTTATCAGGAGGCTTGGCCCAACATAAGGGTGCTGGATCTCAGAGGCAGCAGCATCTACCGCCTCTACAGTCATCGCCTCCACCTCTACAACCTGTATCTCAGCAACTGTTCCAGCCACAAGAGCAGCAATTACAACCAGAAGAGCAGTCATCACGACAACAGCTGCCATTGCAACAGCACTCTCAGCAGCACACCCAGCATCCTCAATCAGCACAAGGAAGTTTATATATGAGGCCCACCAATTCTCACATGGAATGA